Genomic segment of Tiliqua scincoides isolate rTilSci1 chromosome 1, rTilSci1.hap2, whole genome shotgun sequence:
ctcccgtacaatccggctcgtcagattaggcctttttacaagtgccgccgcctagggaggtacgtggggcggctgcaagaaatagggccttctcagtagtggcaccaacgctatggaactcccttccacttgacttaagaatggctccctctcttgagacctttcggcaaggcctgaagacccttctgtttaaacaagccttctgagttctcggccttttaacatctttttaacatcttttaatatttttacaggcctgattcttttatgacttgctgctgctctatgctctttttacctagtttttattctgactgctgttttttatgatgtgttaatatgtttttatttgtttttaaattatgtttttaatatgttgtaagccgccttgagtcccttcggggagaaaggcggggcaaaaataaagttattattattattaataataataataataataatattcctttCTTTGTAAAAAGTTCTATTCTGTATCTATATATGAAACTTGTTTCTgaatccatatatatatatatatatatatatatatagagagagagagagagagagagagagagagagagaatatatcgTAAATATATATCTTATATCcatatatattataaatatataaaatctaTACATTTTTCACTCACCTCACAGAACTATAGGCTGATGTCCTTCTTGCAACTGTGGGACTACGTAGTTATATACCCTTCCAGTGTCCTGTCCTCCCTTACCTGTCAGGGCTATGAGGCAGAAACATTAtttcccaggttccccctctCACTGGCCAAGTGTTACACATGTCAAGTTCAAGAATTCCAGTTTCGCCTTACTCTTtctcttagaacaggggtctccaaaccctggcccagcgGCCAGATGTGGCCtttagcaagcctctttctggcctgcggccaacttcttgtcccctggaagcctgtggcccactcaacagaacatgaccagaactgtgctctgattgtgtctggagggtgttctgaaggccagagaggctgaatgaatgagtccattcattcatttattcactcatctaagttccatctctaatttctttaaattttatatttaaattttttttccagccgtTCACACcacatcagatatttgatgcggccctctggccaaaaagtttggagacccccgtcTTAGAATAATGCCTAAAGGTTACAGAGAGAAAAGTGAGATCAGTGCTCCATGGGGCCTCCCTATTCCATGGGATATATGATGGATGCACCCACTATGCTGAGAGTTTTTCAAGGGCCCTCTTACAGTCTCATGGGACACATTCTTCAAAAGTGGAGTGCTGCAGGAAACAGTGCTATTGGATACATCatttccttgttggcatccttcagtctcggaagactacggtatcgcactctgaatagtgctctggaacagagtgtcctctccagtgcgcgaagcctgggtaaagtaggtatggaggatagactgttacccatgcagcaaatcccccctctctacgtcgctgaaatggtccaatggaaaggcagaagccaatacggtggttccagcggcgtcgcaggagttgccagaacgtgactgtgttcagccatgaactgcctcagggactccagctccggattttgcctcgaggttgactcctgaagccagGTACCAtctactgggtagatgggactcgttagcctgggaaggcagctcatctgagagaaggtaaactctgaccccaaacctccgctgccttgcggctacatccatcATTTCCTATAAGGTTAGAAATTAGCACCGACTGGCCCTGTGCTACCCAGACTGCACTGTTTCCATTAGCTACAATGGCTAGTCATCACAACTATGAAGGGTGCAGTAATGAATTAGCATTAAGGGAAGGAGCACACTAGGTGGTACTACTGGAGTATTAGTGTGCCCATGCTGCAATTTGGGAATCATAACATGCTTTAAACCAGAAAGGAGCAACATATTGCTGAGTTCTCTTCAGTGCAGCTTAATGTGCTTAGTGTGAGCTATGcttccatttgcaccagcagaaaCAATCCATATTGTTGCACAAGAATTCCAGGGGTGGTACAGGGCTATTGCAGGCAAATTTATTAGATTTTCACAGTTGGAATATCAGTTTATATCAGTTCATTGTCCTCTTGCAAAGACTTGCATGTATTCTAATGCAAACATGGAGGACTTGTAAACCATTTGATTAATTTCAGTGGCTGGATCAGAGTTTCACACTCAAGGGCTGTGCAAACGAATTCATTTCCCACATGAATGGTAATGCTGTTCTGGGCAAGGGAGCTTTGTGTATTAATTGGAGTGCCTACACTTCAGCAATATTGCTCTATGTATAATCAAGGAATAGGAACTAAATAGAAACATAACCAAGTGGAACACCTGGGACATATCAGTACGGAACAGGAGACATAATAATGTACAACTCAAATGTTCTCTTCTGATTGTTGCACTTGTTCCAAAGCCCAAGGCTAATTTTCTCTAGACAAGACTAAATGAAAAACAATCCAGTTAGTTTAGGCTGATTCATTTTCTGGTCTCAAAGAAGTTAGAAAATAAATTCACACTGCATATTACAGAATTATTTTTATCAAAGACTCCAGAAGTCTACAAAACACTTTAAGcggtctaagagcccaatcctgagctggtaTGTGCTTTGTGTGTACCACCGGCTTTGGGTGTCacgaatgtgccgtaaagcatgtttgcagcatctGGAGAACAAGGAGCACTGGTGTTGGGCAAGTGACAGGCAGTGGTGGGCCTCAGAGCCAAGAAGACGTTATCAAGGAGCTACGAACAGTAAGTAATGCCACTGCTCAGCTGTGAGGCTtcttggggcaggtgggggaggggaggatagggCGTCAGAGGGGATGGAGACAGTGACAGAGTCTGCTGCCACAACTTGTGCTCCCTTTGGCTGCAGAGCcctgcaggtctcctcagttctgcacccactaAATAGCAAGTACAGAGCCAAGACAATCCATTGGAGCTGGagctgcattacctggggtaagggagcaaacgcaAACATTTCAGTGTTGCTGTTCCTCTGCACGTCAAGGAGCTTAGAATTTGGTTGTAAAGCGCATATATTATTGTAGGTACAAACTAGATGTTATGGGGATGTGTGGTTGCAAACAACAGTGTCTCGTCCCTGCATCTCTCCAGTAAAGTCTAATGAAAAGAGAATTCTAACGCAAACATAATTGTTATCACACCCTCCTACTGCACTGGTGAATGCTTGCAGAGGACAGGGTAACACTGAGCATGACACCATCATGTTACATGCTTCTTTTTTCCTAAATGCCATCAGGAAGACACTAAGAGAGGCAGCAGTCATAAATCCTCCAGAACATCCACTTTGAGCCTTACTCTGAAAGTTTTGCTGAAATTTCATCAATTCATGGGGATGCAAAGAATATGCAGCGTATGCAACCAAGCCCTCTACATCAAAGCTATGTTCTCCACTAACAGATTAAACTACATAATCTGGACCACAGCATGCTAAAATTGGAAAGCAAGAGTGAACATACCCTTCACCAAGGTGAGTGCAGGGCATGGATGACTCACGCTCAGCATATAAGCAAGCCAAATCATTCTACCAAATTCCAGCTCCCCCACATGCAACATATATGCATGCTAGTATTTGGGATCCCAAGACCCTGCTGTGCTTTTCAGAACAGGGCCAGCTCCGTCGATCCTTTTGTCTCCCTGCCATTGTGATGACGGAGACAAAATCTAATTTTGCACGAGGAGCTTGACTCAGCCTGTGCTACTGGAGAGGAGGGGAAATCCCAGAAGGGATGACATATAACGTGGCCTACACTGCCTTCTCATATAGGCCCATGTGACAACTAAGGTCATTTTCAGAGGCTCTTCTTGATGTTTCGCTGGCTTCTGAGGTTAAGTAGACAGCTACCAGGGAATGGGCCTTTTCTATGATGGTGAGAGAACTATGAACCTCATATCCTACATTCATTTGCCTAGAACCTTCAAACATCTTTCATATGTCAGGGCAAGTGTAACCTGCCCACCTGAgcttttaataatatttataggGCATTAATAGTGACTTATTTTATTGTCTCTGGCGTGGTTTTTACTGCCAGTTTATGGTGGTTATCGATTTATTGTTTTGCTGCTTCTTATCCTGTGGCCCACTGCTCTGTTTCATTATTTTTGTAAATGTTTCTATTATTttaaatgtgcttttttttttaaagctgctgcAGGCGCATTTTCCAATCAAAAATTAGTGTatacatttcttaaataaaaataGTGGTCTTGTCCTTCAGCCCTGGCTGACTGGGAAAAAGGGAAAGCAAGATACTGGGAGATGGTATGAAAGGGCTACTCTGCATTTTAAAGGAGATTTGCTCATCCATCTGGGAACTGCTTATCTTTAAGAGCCAAATGAAGCTTGCCTCCAGTTTTATTTAGTATGCTaatatcctgccttccttcctggagGTCAGGGTAGCTTACATGGGGGTTCTGCGCAGCCGTCCACGCAGGAACTAACCACTGAGATGTGCTTCACTTCAACAGGATGGATAGATTACACACTCTAGACCCCCTCCCCCTCAATAGGAACCCAATTTTAATCTAGAAAGGACTGCATGCAGTTGCCCCACTTTGGGAAACATTGCTCAAATACAAATTGAAGTCATATATTGGTACCATCCAGCTGAAGGACTTTGCAACTGAGCCTATAGTAACTGGAAGTTTTGGcaaaattagttcttttttcatTCTTGCCTTAATTCAGTCAAAGCCTTCATAAACTGTTTCTtgcaggccagaggggctgaacAGTGGACACAAAATAGTCCAGCAGCAACTTCAGTTAATTTGCTAAGGTATGGAAAACATGTCCCTCTTTAAGAAGACAGAGAAAGTACTGTAAATCAGGTGGTGTGTTACATACCTTTAAGGAACAAAAAATATTCTTTGTACTCATTTTCCATTACATTTTGACAAGCAGAAAAATAATTCTACAATAATCTCTTAAAAGAAAGTTTCTGAAAGCCTGCTTACAGCAGGGGACTATCTAGAAGCCATCTCTGGGAACTTTCACATTAGCACTATTGGTacgaaatgtaaaaaaaaactcagtgAGAAAGATTAATGGGAGCTGTTACCTCCAGTAAAGGTAAAAATCTTTTCATGTCTAAGGAAGTGTGAAGCTCTGCCATTTTACATCAATAGATGAAAGGAAGCTGTGGTTAGCAATATTACTAGATCTGTTGTAGGCTAAGTGCTATTGATGAAACACTAAAACACTGTGGTAGATTTCACACTTTACCCTTCAGGAAACAAACACTTTGTGTTCCCAAAATTGTTCAACTCTGAGCTATTATATGCTAGTTTTTCATGGTTCTGACTTTGTCTCAAAGAGCAAGAGTACAGCTCCAGGACTAAAATTATCATGCTTCCGCTTAACAGAATTAGGGTCATATAGATCTGTTCACAATACAGTCAGGACATTTGTCGCACAGCATTGTATTTGCATGGGAACGTAATCTTTTTGTGGTCTCTTATCTTGGCTTTCTAAGGCCAAGTTCTTCTGCAAAGATTCTCCCTTGGGCAAAAAAGGTGACATGTAACAAAATGGGTTTGTAACCAAATCACATTTTCTGTAATATGATTTCCACAAATATGTAGAACTTGCAAATGCATTTGAAAGGCAATCTAACACTTAAACCTTTTTAGATACTAAGTTGATTCAGCTTTAGACATGCCTGCCAACACTGAGGATTCACTTCCACAGCTTCAGGGTCCTGGGAGTTTCTCAATTTATATTTTGGTAGATACCATAGCCACTTCCACAGCTCCAGGCACAAGGACATGTCTTGTGTAGTTTAACGCACATTCCTCACACACAGACAGATCCATgctacttaacccatttttgcccagcccacaggtttacacatttgatccctcttgcttatatgcaacagtgggcaaaaatggtttaagccTAGTCCTTACTGAATTGATAAAATGAATTTCAGAGTGCAAGAATGGATGTCAGATGACAGAACAGTTCTccgtatttaaaaaaaaatcttccacgCAAAAAATGTAGATAGCAAGAAATGTTCTAGCCTAACCTTTCTTCTGGCATGCTAATTTTCTAAATATAATAGTGTTTCTTCATGAGGAGAGAATTTAATCATCTGAGACACCACCTGTAATCTttaaagagcataagaagagccctgctggatcaggcccatctagttcagcttcctgtatttcagtagcccaccaaatgccccagggagcccacatgacaacagacacaacatgcaacctggtgccctcccctgcatctggtaatcagaggcagccggcctctaaaaccaagagcttacacatgcctgctatgacttgtaacctgtaatgaaattttccttcagaaatttgtcaaatcccctctcaaaggcatccaggcaagatgccatcactacttcctgtgacaaggagttccacagactaattacacactgcataaagaaatattttcttctgtctgtcctaactctcccaacactcaactttagtggatgtcccctggttctggtgttatgtgagagggagaagagcgtctctctatccactctgtccatcccctgcataattttgtatgtctcaaccatgtcccccttcaggcaccttttctagactgaagaggcccaaacactgtagcctttcctcatagggaaggtgccccagcccagtaatcattttggttgctcccttttgcactttttccatctccactatatcctttgagatgtggtgaccagaactggacacaatacttcaagtatggccttaccatcaatttgtacaatgacattacaacattagctgtcttattctcagtgcctttcctaataatcccaagcatggaattagccctctttactgccgccgctcattgggtcaacactttcatcgagttgtccaccagcaccccaagatccttctcctgatctgtctcagacagctcagaacccattagcctatatgtaaagttttgattctttgccccagtgtgcatgactttacacttacttacaaagaaacgcacctgccattttgctgcccagtctcccagagatccttctggagttcttcacaatcttttctggactttaccactcagaaaagcttggtgtcatctgcaaacttagccacctcactgctcaaccctgtctccaggccatttatgaacaggttgaaaagtacaagtcccaggacagatccttggggcactccagtttcaacctctctccattgtgaaaattgcccattgacacccagtctctgtttcctggacctcaaccgaGTTGTATGGCACTAGGTGTATCACAGCAAGAACCAGCTCATACACACTTCTGTCTATTCCTGCTCAGAAACCCCAGTACTCAGTGATATGTATTTATGCCTGAGTACATATGCAGAAAACTGCAAATTGCACCCTGAGGAAAACACAAAGTAAGGCCTATTGGGGAGCCTGAAGTTACACAGAATATTGGTTaggtactgtatttttaaaagtttattcccaggtaagtgtgtttaggattgtataTCTATCAAGCGCATTAAAATCCATGGTGTTAGGCATGCTTGAGACCAGGCCCTAAGTCTTCCTCAACTGGGGTGACGCAAGGCTCTAAGAAGGCACAGCATTTAAGAGCGCTGGCAGATATAGATATGAAACTATAAAAGATCAACATTACTGTAACATCCATATACATATCAATACATTTCCAGGTTGCTGTATAGTCAATGattggacatttttttaaaagttggtttttaaaaaaaatttcttgtccAGTTTTGTATCAATATGGTGGAAGAGTACATTTTTCATTAATATTCTCATGAATACATTGTCAACATAATTCCCAGTGAGTCCATGGCAAATTTTGCAGAAATCACTACATAACCACAAAGGCCACCAAAAGCAACTAATTAGACCACATTTTCACCTCAGATTTGAGCAGCAGCCATTCCAGATCTCTCACAAAGTTCTCCTTAAAGCTGGGTTTCTTTACTTCAGCTACCTTTGGGACTTTTCTATGGAATCACTTCAAGATACACAAGGGCAGGAAAAAATTTAGGACATAACCCCAATGACAAATGAGAAGTTCTAATGGCTCTGCAGTCTTAGTTTCAGCCTTTCAGACAAAGGTAGGGGACTTCTGACCCACACTTCAGAATCACTTCCACTCTCCTGTAGATGAGGGTTGGACACGCTAAGCATAGATTCTGTGGGGCTCAGAGAATTGTGAACATGCACTACAGAGGACAGTTTGGGATGCTCTTTCATTGATATATCAGTGCTAATTACTTGAAAATCAGGCTCTTCTCCCCTTAGCTTAATTTCAAGTGTTGATTCACTGTTGCTCCACTTGTCCTTCAGCAAATGCAGGTTATGTTTTCTTTGCCATTTTGAGCCCCTACAAGGCTTCGTCTTTTTCATGTTTTCATCAACACTGTCTTCGATAGGACCACCATTTTGGCACACACTCTTCTTAAGAgagcttttaaaaattgtttgtaCAGGCTGCTTTCTAACTTCCCAGTTATCTATGGCCTTTGTTGGCTTGAGAGGCCACCTCAGTAGCATATTTGCTGAGCAGGTTGGTTCTACTGTTTCAGCACAGAGACCCTTGGGCACTGTGTTGCCTGAGCCTATGGGTTTCTGTGCCACCTCGCCTGGGATTTCAAGATTTTTCAGCATTTCCTCAGAGTTCTGCAATCTGAGCCGCTGTGAATATTTTTCTGACAACACATTTTCAGTTTCCCAAGTGCTGGCATTTGGCTGAGCTGAAGAAGATGAAAACATGGCCCTTGAGCTAGCCACTCCCTTTATTTGTTTGACCGCCTGCAGGGGGTTTACTAGAAATGCATTTGGACACTTAGAGGAAGGTCTGAAAGAAGACTCCTTCAGAATTAGTCCTTCAGGAGAGTTGCTGTTTGAAACAAAGGCCATATTGCTGGGTAGATCCTGATCATAGTTTACAGAATCTGAATAAGGTGTGATGATTTCTGCTGTTTTATGGTGCAACGGAGAATGCCGTCTTACAGAAGTATGACATGTGCCCGACTCAGATTCTGAACAAACACCATTAACATGCATTAAGGGCAGGCTGAAGGATGTTCCTTCCCAGTCAATGTCACTCAACTGTAGATCAGCAATCGCAGAAGAAGCACAAGGATAAGTAGGCTGATTTGTAAAGTCTACCTGTGAGCTGAGAGAACTTCCAGAATTGTATTcatttgctgcattttgtggAGAAGTTATGGGCAAGGCAAATGGAGGGTTTTGATTTTTCACAAACGTGGTGGAAATGTTTCCAGTTACAGTTGGACCCTGAAACAGAGAGTCATTTTCTGGCCACCTGTGATGATTCAAAGCAGTTTCAAAGTTAAGTCTGGATTCACGGTCAGGAAAGGTTTCACATGCAGGCTGCAGTTCCAACTGAGAAAGAAGTTCTGCCACTTCACTGTCCTCTGCTGGACAAGCTCTTAGTTTAGTCTTTTTTCCTAAAGAAACAACAAGAATATTGTGTAAGGAAGTTTCTCTTTAATGTAAACAAGAACAAAACTTGAAGATTCAGGTTTAcctctccttttttccttgcATATGTGTAACTTTTCCATTTGATACAGGGCAACGATTTCTGGATATGCAGCCTGAAACAATGATGACTCCTCTGTTGTTACGAAAAAGGGTTCTGCGAACTGATCATCTGCTGTAGCAAAATGGTCTGCAGCAATAAATAAAAGGCATAGCAATCATATTCTCAAATGCAACTACAACCACAAAGCGCTACAACCACAGGCAAGATGGTTCTGCCCTTAActatgcttttttcccctgaggAAATATGTCAGATATAGATCTTTCAGTACAGATTCTGATTCTTTTCAGGCTGATAGCACAAACAAGACTTATAATTAGCTGCTTCATTGTGGAAATCTACTAATACATTTTGGCTGATGCAGTCATGGGTCATCTGTGGCCCTAAATATTTGCCACTGTTATTTTCTGTCCTAGTTATTTTGCATGGCACCCATGAACATCTGTGTGACAATTTTGTCCAAATGTTTTGCTTACTTATAACTGCTAGCTCTACCTGAAGCATAAAGCAACCGACCCTGCAGGGATAAAAAAAACACTAGCATACATTCCCCTGGTCTGCAAACGGTGGTGTAGAAGAAGTAAGAATAACTCTTCTTCATAAGTTGCCCTCTCCAATCATTATATATGGTGTGGCAAGAACCGGACACAGCCGGATTGTGCATTGATCTACTGTAGTATGATCTCACATGGCGCAAGTTTGTGAAAAGCCGGTTTTGACCTATTCATGTTGAATCCCAAAAGGCACCTACAACAATTCTGTCtcgcatttatttatttttctttatccCTTTAACCATCTCCTTTTCACTATGGATCTGTCTGTTTAGATTACAAGCTTGCAGGCAAAATCCTGTTGATTTTATGATTTCATGGAGCCATGTTCCAAGGTGCTAAAGAAATACCGATTATAGGTTGAGTCTCAATTGCAAGGGTTCCTTTCCCAGGACtaacatggatggcaaaaaacgcactaaagcaaatcaattaaaaaaacaaagtcccttcgctctggtgatttaagaacagccttgctgaccttttgaaatgcacacactctctctccaggcactcaggcttcactaggaggtagcaatccctcccttcaccaagagccccaatgataatcactgccatttagctttCATTCAGGggctcaggggggagggaggagtttgccttgttcctggagagagaatgactgatggattgtcagcctgctgccctctctcacattaattgctaaaggactgttttccttcaaAGGGTACTTCTCAAacatctgtggataattaggttacacctgtaatcacttgcatgactgtctctataacagtaaaaggcagtttttcaaactgtgattttaaaaggatgcatttttccctttctccagggatcagcacattccttctcatttgcaggggccattcgtgttaagtcaaatcagttaataaaaaatccatgtataacaaggttggatctgcattttatttttaaaactttagaTATTAGCGTTTTCTTGTGACAAGTCTCATGTGTATTacattacaccaggggtgtccaaacatttcggcaggaggaccacataatctctctgacactgtgttgggggccaggaaaaaacaTTAATTCACATTTccagtttgaataaatttacataaatgaatatattagagatggaacttacatgaatgaatgaaggtcttgcaatagctcaaggcctataaaaggccttgtacaaagcaaggctatcctttccttcactgtgctgcaccacagacatgaaacaacaagcagtggaggaagtcctcatcccacagctcatgcgagaggttgaacagtcaccctcatgctgaga
This window contains:
- the GEN1 gene encoding flap endonuclease GEN homolog 1; amino-acid sequence: MGVTSLWQILEPVKLYVPLGSLKGKTLAVDLSLWVCEAQTVKKMIGVVTKPHLRNLYFRVSSLTRMGIHLVFVMEGDPPKLKANTMHKRTETRFGPSKKPATARTGRSHFKFLLKECLEMLEYLGVPWVQAAGEAEAMCAYLNANGYVDGCVTNDGDAFLYGAQTVYRNFTMNVKHPHVDCYSISAIEEKLNCSRESLIGLAVLLGCDYLPKGVPGVGKEQALKLIRTLRGQSLLQRFEHWLDHFQYGSNPVIAVKKVIHCAICHHPGSHKDHEHTGCQLCESVDYCEPHDAEYRCPCDWHSSRHTQQVDQVEDGIRKKAKACEGFPFPEVIQEYLVCKDKQPKLNESQRPNLLSFQRFACEKMDWTKHYACEKLCALLTYYDMNRRKSGHVDPQQLQALRIVKTRMKNGTPCFEIEWEKPDHFATADDQFAEPFFVTTEESSLFQAAYPEIVALYQMEKLHICKEKRRGKKTKLRACPAEDSEVAELLSQLELQPACETFPDRESRLNFETALNHHRWPENDSLFQGPTVTGNISTTFVKNQNPPFALPITSPQNAANEYNSGSSLSSQVDFTNQPTYPCASSAIADLQLSDIDWEGTSFSLPLMHVNGVCSESESGTCHTSVRRHSPLHHKTAEIITPYSDSVNYDQDLPSNMAFVSNSNSPEGLILKESSFRPSSKCPNAFLVNPLQAVKQIKGVASSRAMFSSSSAQPNASTWETENVLSEKYSQRLRLQNSEEMLKNLEIPGEVAQKPIGSGNTVPKGLCAETVEPTCSANMLLRWPLKPTKAIDNWEVRKQPVQTIFKSSLKKSVCQNGGPIEDSVDENMKKTKPCRGSKWQRKHNLHLLKDKWSNSESTLEIKLRGEEPDFQVISTDISMKEHPKLSSVVHVHNSLSPTESMLSVSNPHLQESGSDSEVWVRSPLPLSERLKLRLQSH